A region from the Rheinheimera mangrovi genome encodes:
- a CDS encoding polysaccharide deacetylase family protein, translated as MKADPGFYQYWPYQNRPKIRWPGGKKLAFWLAPNIEFYELNPPDNPHRKAWPQPFPAIQGYGIRDYGNRVGHLRQMALLDKYGIRGSISLSTALCDHHPEIIAMCKERNWEFFSHGIYNTRYTYGMSEQQERDMIRDSIESIYRHTGQHCAGYLAPALSHSELTLDLFAEVGTELFGDQAGFYTCDLFHDDQPTPIQLRSNKRFVSIPYSLEMNDTIAYVVNKVEPRRYGQMLKDNFDTLYAEGEQSGTIMCIPTHNYQVACPHRLKAFEEALDYITSHPDVWITTGREIADYYRQHYYDTALADIAAKQGAA; from the coding sequence ATGAAAGCAGATCCGGGGTTTTATCAGTACTGGCCCTATCAAAACCGGCCGAAAATTCGTTGGCCAGGTGGCAAAAAGCTGGCGTTCTGGCTGGCGCCCAATATTGAATTTTACGAGCTGAACCCGCCAGATAACCCACACCGCAAAGCCTGGCCTCAGCCCTTTCCGGCAATACAGGGTTATGGTATCCGTGACTATGGCAACAGAGTGGGCCACCTGCGGCAAATGGCTTTGCTGGACAAATACGGCATTCGTGGCTCCATCAGTTTATCAACCGCCTTATGCGACCATCACCCGGAAATCATTGCCATGTGCAAAGAGCGCAACTGGGAGTTTTTCAGCCACGGCATTTACAACACCCGCTATACCTACGGCATGTCGGAGCAGCAGGAACGCGACATGATCCGCGATTCCATCGAAAGTATTTATCGCCATACCGGCCAGCATTGTGCCGGCTATTTAGCTCCGGCTTTGTCGCATTCCGAGCTGACGCTGGATTTATTTGCCGAAGTGGGCACAGAGTTGTTTGGTGACCAGGCAGGCTTTTACACCTGCGATTTATTTCATGATGATCAGCCCACCCCTATTCAGCTGCGCAGCAATAAACGTTTTGTCTCTATTCCTTATTCTCTGGAAATGAACGACACCATTGCTTATGTGGTAAATAAAGTTGAACCGCGTCGTTATGGTCAGATGTTAAAAGATAATTTTGACACCCTGTACGCTGAAGGCGAGCAATCCGGCACCATTATGTGCATTCCTACCCATAACTATCAGGTGGCCTGCCCGCACCGGCTTAAAGCCTTTGAGGAAGCGCTGGATTACATTACCAGCCACCCTGATGTCTGGATCACCACAGGCCGTGAGATTGCCGACTACTACCGTCAGCATTATTACGACACAGCCCTGGCTGATATAGCTGCGAAACAAGGAGCTGCATAA
- a CDS encoding polysaccharide deacetylase family protein, whose protein sequence is MALDDSHLSYPLRRYGMDHDYYDWSMLAERPAVRWPGNKPLALWVNISLQFYPLNQQGKPYKVPGGMTMPYPDLRHYSLRDYGNRVGIFRLLAALDKYGITPTFAVNSELALRTPYLLNLLKERGNEILCHGWNMDSLHYGGMPEAEEQALISRSLHTLRDLTGQPITGWLSPARNQSEHTLALLAEQGIQYCADWVNDDMPYRYTHSKKPLWALPLSTELEDFFILGNNLHSESSYVQQIEDACDLLLQEATTQGGRLLALNIHPWLLGQPHRIGYLEKLLAYLSQQPVWNASGSDIVQAFAAQQQAGA, encoded by the coding sequence ATGGCACTGGACGACTCTCATTTAAGCTACCCGCTACGCCGTTATGGCATGGACCATGACTACTACGACTGGTCTATGCTGGCAGAGCGACCAGCAGTGCGCTGGCCCGGCAATAAACCACTGGCGCTGTGGGTCAATATCAGCCTGCAGTTTTATCCGCTTAATCAGCAGGGTAAACCTTATAAAGTGCCGGGTGGCATGACTATGCCCTACCCGGATCTGCGCCACTACAGCCTGCGCGATTATGGCAACAGAGTGGGTATTTTCCGGCTGTTGGCTGCGCTGGATAAATACGGCATCACTCCCACTTTTGCCGTTAACAGCGAGCTGGCACTGCGCACTCCATATCTGCTGAACCTGCTGAAAGAGCGGGGGAATGAAATTCTTTGCCATGGCTGGAATATGGACAGCCTGCACTATGGTGGTATGCCAGAGGCAGAGGAACAAGCCTTGATCAGCCGTTCGCTGCATACCTTACGTGATTTAACAGGCCAGCCCATTACCGGCTGGCTCAGTCCGGCACGTAACCAAAGCGAGCACACATTGGCACTGCTGGCAGAGCAAGGTATTCAGTACTGTGCCGACTGGGTCAATGATGACATGCCCTATCGTTACACTCACAGCAAAAAACCGCTGTGGGCATTGCCGCTTTCCACTGAACTGGAAGACTTTTTTATTCTCGGCAATAACCTGCACAGCGAATCCTCTTATGTCCAGCAAATTGAAGACGCCTGCGATTTACTGCTGCAGGAAGCCACGACTCAGGGTGGCCGCTTGTTGGCGCTGAATATTCACCCCTGGCTGCTTGGTCAGCCGCATCGGATTGGTTATCTGGAAAAGCTACTGGCGTATCTGAGCCAACAGCCGGTGTGGAATGCGTCGGGCAGTGACATAGTGCAGGCCTTTGCCGCACAGCAGCAGGCGGGCGCTTAA
- a CDS encoding isocitrate lyase/PEP mutase family protein, whose product MHAKKLADLMKGPDILLAPGGYDALSASLIEKAGFKAMYLSGASIAYTRLGRPDIGLVSMSEVAETIALIRERVDLPIIVDADTGFGNAINVQRTVRLFERSGSSAIQLEDQQMPKRCGHLKGKSLISTAEMVGKIKAATDSRQNSDTFIIARTDAIAVEGFDKAMERADAYYQAGADVLFIEAPESLAQMQHMNSYFEGKVPLLANMVEGGNTPLQSAADLQKLGYQLVIFPGALVRAYSFLAQNFLATLKTEGSTQNYRDKMLDLTSLNKLLGTEDILSNGKKYEG is encoded by the coding sequence ATGCATGCAAAAAAACTGGCCGACCTGATGAAAGGCCCCGATATTCTGCTGGCGCCGGGTGGCTATGACGCCTTGTCCGCCTCTTTGATTGAGAAAGCTGGCTTTAAAGCTATGTATTTATCAGGGGCCAGCATTGCTTACACCAGACTGGGTCGCCCTGATATAGGTTTAGTGTCGATGAGTGAAGTGGCAGAAACCATAGCGCTGATCCGCGAACGTGTTGATTTACCTATCATTGTTGATGCTGACACCGGTTTTGGTAATGCCATTAATGTGCAGCGCACTGTGCGGTTGTTTGAGCGCTCAGGTTCTTCAGCTATTCAGTTAGAAGACCAGCAAATGCCAAAACGCTGCGGCCATCTGAAAGGAAAATCGCTGATTTCAACCGCAGAAATGGTCGGAAAAATCAAAGCCGCTACCGATAGCCGCCAGAACAGCGATACCTTCATTATTGCCCGCACTGACGCTATCGCAGTGGAAGGTTTTGACAAAGCCATGGAGCGGGCAGACGCTTACTACCAGGCCGGTGCTGATGTACTTTTTATTGAAGCCCCAGAATCGCTGGCGCAAATGCAGCATATGAACAGCTACTTTGAAGGCAAAGTACCGCTGCTGGCCAATATGGTGGAAGGCGGTAACACCCCGTTGCAATCAGCAGCAGACTTACAAAAGTTAGGCTATCAATTGGTGATTTTCCCTGGCGCCCTGGTTCGGGCTTATAGCTTTTTGGCGCAGAACTTTTTGGCCACACTGAAAACCGAAGGCAGCACCCAAAATTACCGCGATAAGATGCTGGATTTAACAAGTCTGAATAAGTTGCTTGGGACAGAGGATATTCTGAGCAACGGTAAAAAGTATGAGGGCTAA
- a CDS encoding methyl-accepting chemotaxis protein, protein MSYIKNLSIKQKLLMAVGGSVAVLLLLSALFTVNHLSQLTRQQVQAEVDSLVTTESVNIGKFFAEYAQVARTFLEAPQFQAWFQAYPGRNAELNSVPGYQDINNSFIKISERDPNILSAFFALDRSAEYFRESSRTGVDKEGPDAGDVSKGYFATQRPWYKLSLEHNKFFVGSPSADFTTGIVSAVVEGPVYLPDGTLLGVGGLDLHLDKLGEQVERIRYQGEGLPFLLDSVGQVVHFSKAAGIEVKANDPLDLLDKNIAGTAGFSAVARAAKEQKSGFTKVSLSGKSYYVSYKPVSLEFPKMNWLVGLLIPAELIETPVQQATGWALFATLLMLAVITLVVVLTTQRIIRPLSDLTVAMKDIASGEGDLTRTLAIQSSDEVGVLAQHFNSFIGKLRLSLQSTSEQSALVHHSSQQLNKVASQTDQEIQNNKLQIDAVSAAVTEMSATVHEISRNAQETSSAASAAQKRGSEGSALSQAALQDMSALAGTMSDAVDVVVGLAKESENIGAVVDVIKAIADQTNLLALNAAIEAARAGEQGRGFAVVADEVRSLAGRTSESTGHIRSMVEKLQAIAKEAELKMQQGREQTQLSSERAKAMQGALFAIGQAIEVVQQQSSQIAVATQQQGVVAEDINQNLHRITQLVDTTAAHAAELTSEAQQLDQAATTLSSVVSQFRIHS, encoded by the coding sequence ATGTCTTACATTAAAAATCTATCCATAAAACAAAAACTATTAATGGCGGTAGGTGGCTCAGTTGCAGTGCTGTTATTGCTCTCTGCGCTTTTTACAGTGAACCATTTAAGCCAGCTGACACGCCAGCAAGTGCAGGCTGAGGTTGACTCATTAGTCACTACTGAATCGGTGAATATAGGCAAGTTTTTTGCTGAGTATGCGCAGGTTGCCCGTACTTTTCTGGAGGCTCCGCAGTTTCAGGCCTGGTTTCAGGCTTACCCGGGCCGTAATGCCGAATTGAATTCAGTGCCTGGTTATCAGGACATCAACAACAGTTTTATTAAGATCAGTGAGCGGGATCCCAATATACTGTCGGCTTTTTTTGCACTGGATCGCAGTGCTGAATACTTCAGGGAAAGCTCCAGAACGGGCGTGGATAAAGAAGGTCCGGATGCCGGGGATGTCAGCAAGGGCTATTTTGCAACCCAGCGCCCGTGGTACAAATTAAGCCTTGAGCACAATAAGTTTTTTGTCGGCTCACCTTCTGCTGATTTCACTACGGGTATTGTGTCAGCTGTAGTGGAAGGGCCAGTGTATTTACCTGACGGGACTTTATTGGGTGTCGGTGGTTTGGATCTGCATTTGGATAAGCTGGGTGAGCAGGTAGAACGTATCCGTTATCAGGGGGAAGGCTTGCCATTTTTGCTTGATAGCGTGGGGCAGGTCGTGCATTTCTCTAAAGCAGCAGGAATTGAAGTTAAAGCCAATGATCCGCTGGACCTGTTAGATAAAAATATTGCTGGTACAGCAGGTTTCAGCGCAGTTGCACGAGCAGCCAAAGAGCAAAAATCTGGTTTTACCAAAGTCAGTTTGTCAGGCAAAAGTTATTATGTGTCGTATAAGCCTGTCAGTCTGGAGTTTCCTAAAATGAACTGGCTGGTTGGTTTATTAATACCTGCAGAGCTGATTGAGACGCCAGTACAACAAGCTACGGGTTGGGCGTTGTTTGCTACCTTGCTTATGCTGGCAGTCATCACGCTGGTTGTGGTGCTGACAACACAACGTATTATCCGGCCTTTATCTGATTTAACTGTGGCGATGAAAGATATCGCCAGCGGTGAAGGTGATTTAACCCGCACACTGGCTATTCAAAGTTCGGACGAAGTTGGTGTTCTGGCTCAGCATTTCAACAGCTTTATTGGCAAGTTGCGTTTGTCTTTACAAAGTACTTCCGAGCAATCTGCTTTGGTGCACCATTCCAGTCAGCAATTGAACAAGGTGGCGTCACAAACGGATCAGGAAATTCAGAACAATAAATTGCAAATTGATGCAGTGTCTGCTGCTGTGACCGAAATGTCGGCCACTGTGCATGAAATTAGCCGCAACGCTCAGGAAACAAGCTCTGCTGCTTCTGCTGCGCAAAAGCGTGGTTCTGAAGGTTCTGCGTTATCGCAGGCTGCATTACAGGATATGTCCGCTTTGGCGGGCACTATGTCTGATGCTGTGGATGTTGTGGTGGGCTTAGCAAAAGAATCCGAAAATATCGGTGCTGTGGTGGATGTGATCAAAGCAATCGCCGATCAGACCAATTTATTAGCCTTAAATGCAGCTATTGAAGCTGCGCGTGCTGGTGAACAGGGCCGTGGTTTTGCGGTCGTAGCGGATGAGGTTCGTTCTTTGGCAGGACGTACCAGCGAAAGTACTGGGCATATCCGTTCTATGGTGGAGAAGCTACAAGCCATTGCCAAAGAAGCTGAGTTGAAAATGCAGCAAGGCCGGGAGCAGACTCAGTTAAGTTCAGAGCGGGCAAAAGCCATGCAAGGTGCGTTATTCGCTATAGGGCAGGCGATTGAAGTGGTGCAGCAACAAAGCTCGCAAATTGCAGTAGCGACCCAGCAACAAGGTGTAGTGGCAGAAGATATTAATCAGAATCTGCACCGTATTACCCAACTGGTGGATACCACTGCAGCTCATGCCGCTGAGTTAACTTCTGAGGCACAACAATTGGATCAGGCCGCTACGACGTTAAGTTCTGTAGTGTCCCAATTCAGAATTCATAGTTAA
- a CDS encoding methyl-accepting chemotaxis protein produces the protein MLKNLSIKTRLFAIVGVAVLGQILVCWLVLSGLKQSILEEKRLSTLYLSQVAVALVNNYHSKVGTGELDETKAKQLALAELKSLRYKENDYYFVIDQQVTMLMHPFRPDLDGKDVASFKDKQGEPLFQNMADGVVDDGSHSVFYNWPKPGATEEVPKITHVELFKPWGWIVGTGIYIDDVEASFYEVVMQLAVLVFLVVGLMLALSWYVTRSVVKPMIDVVAAMQDIASGDGDLTVKLSYDGKDELAALATAFNLFVGKIRQLIASVGVTASDVSDSALDVARISQQISKESVQQQQETDMVATAITQMSSAIAEVAQSAEQANHETGQVESLVQQGMKLMKASVESIHTQSQTIEQSSLVASSLYSSSQNISHVLNIINKLADQTNLLALNAAIEAARAGEHGRGFSVVADEVRTLAHQTQKSTQEISGIIAELQQGTQQMTAAVQESKTAAELNINLAAQVQQALTDIANSIAQISDMNAHIATAAEQQSAVAGEVDQNVHTISQLVHQTAGAIKGSDQSTQRLTQLSQDLKDLVKQFKVQ, from the coding sequence ATGTTAAAAAATCTGAGTATCAAAACCCGTCTTTTTGCCATAGTCGGCGTGGCCGTTCTTGGTCAAATTCTGGTGTGCTGGTTAGTCCTTTCTGGTTTAAAGCAAAGTATTCTGGAAGAGAAACGACTCTCCACTCTTTATTTGTCGCAAGTTGCAGTTGCTTTAGTCAATAACTATCACAGTAAAGTAGGTACTGGAGAGTTAGACGAAACTAAGGCAAAACAACTGGCCTTAGCCGAACTGAAATCCCTTCGCTATAAAGAAAACGACTATTACTTTGTCATTGATCAGCAGGTCACAATGCTGATGCATCCATTCAGGCCTGATCTGGATGGTAAAGATGTTGCCAGCTTCAAAGACAAACAAGGCGAACCTCTGTTTCAGAATATGGCGGATGGGGTTGTCGATGACGGTTCACATTCAGTGTTCTATAACTGGCCTAAACCAGGTGCTACCGAAGAAGTGCCCAAAATTACCCATGTTGAGTTATTTAAACCCTGGGGTTGGATTGTTGGGACTGGTATCTATATAGATGATGTCGAGGCCTCTTTTTATGAGGTTGTCATGCAGCTTGCTGTCCTGGTCTTTTTGGTTGTTGGCTTGATGTTGGCGTTAAGCTGGTATGTGACACGTTCTGTCGTAAAACCTATGATTGATGTTGTCGCTGCTATGCAGGACATAGCTTCGGGCGATGGCGATCTGACTGTCAAACTTAGTTATGACGGCAAAGATGAATTAGCTGCACTGGCTACAGCATTTAACCTTTTTGTCGGCAAAATCCGCCAGTTAATTGCTTCAGTAGGCGTCACCGCTTCTGATGTCAGCGACAGTGCATTGGATGTAGCCCGTATTTCTCAACAAATTTCCAAAGAGAGTGTGCAGCAACAACAAGAAACCGATATGGTTGCTACTGCTATTACCCAAATGAGTTCGGCTATAGCTGAAGTGGCACAAAGTGCTGAACAAGCCAATCATGAAACTGGTCAGGTTGAAAGCTTGGTTCAGCAGGGCATGAAGCTAATGAAAGCTTCAGTAGAGAGTATTCATACCCAAAGTCAGACGATAGAACAAAGCTCGCTAGTCGCTTCCTCTTTATATAGCTCGTCACAAAATATCAGTCATGTACTGAACATCATTAATAAGCTGGCAGATCAAACTAACTTACTTGCACTCAATGCTGCTATAGAAGCCGCACGAGCAGGTGAACATGGCAGAGGTTTTTCAGTGGTCGCAGATGAAGTTCGCACCCTGGCGCATCAAACGCAAAAATCGACTCAGGAAATCTCCGGTATTATTGCTGAGTTGCAACAAGGTACTCAGCAAATGACTGCTGCTGTACAGGAAAGTAAAACTGCAGCAGAGCTGAATATCAATCTGGCGGCCCAGGTTCAGCAAGCATTGACGGACATAGCCAATTCAATAGCGCAAATTTCGGATATGAATGCGCATATCGCCACAGCAGCTGAACAACAAAGTGCTGTAGCTGGCGAAGTGGATCAGAACGTACATACTATTAGTCAGTTAGTACATCAGACGGCTGGGGCTATCAAGGGGAGCGATCAATCCACACAACGCCTAACTCAGCTGAGCCAGGATCTAAAAGATTTGGTGAAGCAATTTAAGGTGCAATAA
- a CDS encoding isopenicillin N synthase family dioxygenase encodes MTQQQVPTLDIRRFATDKDTFVAEIGKAYTEFGFCGISGHGIPDEVVDNTYKAIKKFFALPTEVKQKYHVPGQGGARGYTGFGVEKAKDSNHPDLKEFFHVGRELSGPAPHPSLYPNLWPSEVAEFKDATYGLYSALEKLGNTVLEALALFLKQDQAYFADKVNYGNSILRPIHYPPIQDTSTQSIRAGQHEDINLITLLVGSHESGLEILRRDGSWLPVTTIEGTIVVNIGDMLQRLTNHLLPSTTHRVVNPAGAAAGQPRYSIPFFMHPNPDYVIETLDSCITADQPNRYPEPINSNDYLMQRLEEIGLIKKAKY; translated from the coding sequence ATGACTCAACAACAAGTCCCTACGTTGGACATCAGACGGTTTGCCACCGACAAAGACACCTTTGTTGCCGAGATTGGCAAGGCCTACACTGAGTTTGGATTCTGTGGCATTAGCGGCCATGGCATTCCGGATGAAGTTGTGGACAATACCTACAAAGCAATTAAGAAATTTTTTGCTTTACCGACTGAAGTAAAACAAAAGTATCATGTGCCTGGCCAAGGCGGCGCACGTGGTTATACGGGATTTGGTGTTGAAAAAGCCAAAGACAGTAATCACCCGGATTTAAAAGAATTCTTCCACGTTGGCCGTGAGTTATCAGGCCCGGCACCACACCCAAGTTTGTATCCAAACCTGTGGCCGTCTGAAGTGGCAGAATTTAAAGACGCAACCTACGGTTTATACTCTGCGCTGGAGAAGTTAGGTAATACAGTACTGGAAGCTTTAGCTTTATTCTTAAAGCAGGATCAGGCGTATTTTGCCGACAAAGTGAATTACGGCAATTCGATTTTGCGTCCAATTCATTACCCGCCAATTCAGGATACCTCTACTCAGTCTATCCGTGCAGGTCAGCATGAAGATATCAACCTAATCACTTTATTGGTTGGATCACACGAATCTGGTCTGGAAATTCTGCGCCGTGATGGTAGCTGGTTACCTGTGACTACTATTGAAGGCACAATAGTGGTCAATATTGGTGATATGTTGCAGCGCCTGACCAACCATCTGTTGCCTTCGACTACTCACAGAGTTGTCAATCCGGCTGGAGCTGCAGCTGGTCAGCCACGTTACTCTATTCCGTTTTTCATGCATCCGAATCCGGACTATGTTATCGAAACTCTGGATAGCTGTATCACTGCGGATCAACCAAACCGTTACCCTGAACCTATCAATTCAAACGACTACCTAATGCAGCGTTTGGAAGAAATTGGGTTAATCAAAAAAGCCAAGTACTGA
- a CDS encoding NupC/NupG family nucleoside CNT transporter has product MMSLVGILAILVTAYLASANRNRIKWRTVVGAFAIQLAIGAFVLYVPFGKDVLLSISAFVGNIISYAQSGIIFLFGDAGAQKYGFVFAIHVLTVIIFFSSLIAVLYHIGVMRIIITVLGGGLQKLLGTSRPESMSAAANIFVGQTEAPLVVRPFIPTMTRSELFAVMVGGLSSVAGSVLAGYAGMGIELKYLIAASFMAAPGGLLMAKLLLPETETPKNDLTDIGVVEKNTNVIDAAASGAASGLQLALNVGAMLLAFVGLIALVNGLIGWLGTLVGFEGLTLQLIFGYIFQPLAFILGVSWEEARLAGSFIGQKLVINEFVAYLDFIQYVKAGQLSEHTQIIVTIALCGFANFSSIAILLGGLGVMAPNRRSDIAELGLKALLAATLANLMSAAIAGFFFSLS; this is encoded by the coding sequence ATGATGAGTTTGGTTGGCATTCTTGCCATCTTAGTAACTGCGTATTTAGCTTCGGCTAACAGAAATCGCATCAAATGGCGCACTGTCGTAGGTGCTTTTGCGATCCAGTTGGCAATCGGTGCTTTTGTGCTTTATGTGCCTTTTGGTAAAGATGTGCTGTTAAGCATTTCTGCCTTTGTTGGCAATATTATCTCCTATGCTCAGTCCGGCATTATCTTCTTATTTGGTGATGCGGGTGCGCAGAAATATGGCTTCGTTTTTGCCATTCATGTGCTGACGGTCATTATCTTCTTCTCTTCATTAATCGCAGTGCTGTATCACATAGGGGTGATGCGTATCATCATCACTGTGTTAGGTGGTGGTTTGCAAAAGCTGCTTGGCACCAGTCGACCTGAGTCTATGAGTGCTGCGGCCAATATCTTTGTAGGGCAGACAGAAGCTCCGCTGGTTGTTCGTCCTTTTATTCCCACTATGACCCGCTCAGAATTATTTGCGGTGATGGTAGGGGGCTTGTCTTCAGTAGCAGGTTCTGTGTTAGCGGGCTATGCCGGTATGGGCATTGAGCTAAAGTACCTGATTGCCGCTAGTTTTATGGCAGCCCCAGGTGGCTTACTGATGGCGAAACTATTACTGCCGGAAACTGAAACACCTAAAAATGATTTAACTGATATTGGTGTGGTTGAGAAAAATACTAACGTGATTGATGCCGCCGCCTCAGGAGCAGCCAGCGGTTTACAACTAGCATTAAACGTTGGCGCTATGTTGTTGGCTTTTGTTGGATTAATTGCATTAGTGAATGGTTTAATTGGCTGGTTGGGGACTTTAGTTGGCTTTGAAGGTTTAACTCTGCAGTTAATTTTTGGTTATATTTTCCAACCACTAGCATTCATCTTAGGTGTGTCCTGGGAAGAAGCTCGTTTAGCGGGTAGCTTCATTGGCCAGAAATTAGTCATAAATGAGTTTGTGGCTTATCTGGACTTTATCCAGTATGTCAAAGCCGGACAGCTAAGTGAACACACACAGATTATCGTCACTATCGCTTTATGTGGTTTTGCAAATTTCTCATCGATTGCCATTCTGTTAGGTGGCTTAGGAGTGATGGCTCCGAATCGTCGGTCAGATATTGCAGAGCTGGGTTTAAAAGCTCTATTAGCTGCTACTCTGGCTAACCTGATGAGTGCGGCAATAGCAGGCTTTTTCTTTTCGTTAAGTTAA
- the udk gene encoding uridine kinase — MPKSTIIAIAGASASGKSLFASTVYQELVAELGGERIAVLAEDAYYRDQAHLSFDQRTLTNYDHPAAFEHELLASHLQQLKAGKAVSMPQYCYKTHTRKAETITVHPAKVVLVEGILLLTDDKLRQQFNITVFMDTPLDVCLLRRIKRDMEDRGRSLSSITEQYENYVRPAFFEFINPSKQYADLVVTRGGKNEIAIDIIKTKIRQLLQE; from the coding sequence GTGCCTAAAAGTACCATTATTGCTATTGCCGGCGCCTCGGCTTCTGGCAAAAGTTTATTTGCATCCACTGTTTATCAGGAATTAGTAGCGGAGTTAGGAGGGGAGCGCATTGCAGTATTGGCGGAGGACGCCTATTACCGTGATCAGGCACATTTGTCTTTTGATCAGCGCACCCTGACGAATTACGATCATCCTGCCGCTTTTGAGCATGAATTGCTGGCGTCACATTTACAGCAGTTAAAAGCTGGTAAAGCTGTATCTATGCCGCAGTACTGTTATAAAACTCATACCCGTAAAGCTGAAACTATTACTGTACACCCAGCTAAAGTCGTTCTGGTGGAAGGTATCTTATTGCTGACCGACGATAAGTTGCGGCAGCAATTTAATATTACCGTCTTTATGGATACACCTTTGGATGTGTGTTTATTGCGCCGCATCAAGCGTGATATGGAAGACAGAGGTCGTAGTTTAAGTTCTATTACTGAGCAATACGAAAACTATGTGCGTCCGGCATTTTTTGAGTTTATTAACCCGTCCAAACAGTATGCTGATTTGGTGGTAACCCGTGGTGGTAAAAACGAAATTGCCATCGATATTATCAAAACAAAAATTCGTCAGTTATTGCAGGAATAA